The sequence TATGAAAAAGGCGCTATGATCATTACTTCAAATAAATCGTATCTAGAATGGGGGAAAACGTTTGGAGACGACGTGTTAGCAACCGCGATATTGGATCGCCTCCTGCATCACTCGGTTACGTTTAGCATCAAAGGTGATTCCTATCGCATGGAAGAGAAGAAAAAGGCCGGGGTATTTCCTCTGCCTTCAGCTCCAGAAACAGCAAAGTGAGGAATTTTAGTCCGGCGTTTTTGGGGATTTTTAACCCGATATTGACACTTGCCTCTTTTTTAATCAGGCTAATAGTTGAATACAGACTAAATCATTCTCCTTTAAGCAGGACTGTTCCTATTAGTATAACTGTATCTTTTTTTGTTTTGCTGTTATAATCTCTGCTCATTTATCACTCCTCCCCCCCTGCTTATTGGACAGGGAGGATAGAGTCTTTCTTATTCCATTAAAGCACCTTTAGTTTGATTTTATTTTTGTAAGAATTGGTTTTGTTTTTAGTAACCCCAAATCAACTGATGTTTCTATGTAACCAATTATTTGATTAAATGTAAATACATTAAGTTGTTCATTTATAACTTCCTTATCATACTCCATATCTCCAAGTGCATAAGGAACAAAATTTTCAACATCTTTAGAATTAACTTCTTCTAAATCTAGAATTGTAGGAAAATGACTAAGTTGT is a genomic window of Litoribacterium kuwaitense containing:
- a CDS encoding ATP-binding protein — its product is YEKGAMIITSNKSYLEWGKTFGDDVLATAILDRLLHHSVTFSIKGDSYRMEEKKKAGVFPLPSAPETAK